The sequence TAAATACAGTATGATTATCTTCTTCCAATGCAACTTTTAAAATGTTTATTAAGGATAAATAACTCAAACTGGCGTATTCATTTTTGATTTCTTCTGAATAGTTGGCTATAGTTATCATGTGAGATAATCGAGAAACAGACCTTTCAACAAAAATTTCTTTGTATTGTTGAGGTAAATTTGAATAAATGTTTATTAAAAAAGTAGCCGATTTAGAAAAGGATGCTTCTGATTTTCCGAATGATTTACTAACAAGTGATGATAAAGTGAAATCAAGAAGCTCATTAAAAGATTCCTGATAATTATTTGAAGCTGATAAAATAATATTTCTTTGTACTGAATAAAAGATCTCATTAATATAATCGAAAGAGATAGTTTCAGTATATTTAATTAATCCCCAATTCATGAATTTAAATCTATATATTTTGTGTAAATGTCTTCTAAGTTTTTGAGATTTTCTTTTAAATCTATATGTTTATTGCTTAGTGTGTTATTGTTGACTTTCTTTAATAATTTTTCCAGATTCTCATTTCCTAAAGTCTCTTTTAAAATTGGTGTTTTAGTTAAAGTAAAGCACTTTAGAAAATTTTTCGGATGCTTTTTAGAAAATAAAAGAAATCTATATGAATTATTTTTTTCTAATTTTTTATTAAGTTCTAAAGTTTCATAATATTTTTTTCATCAACTATTTTGACCAGCATGTTTTTTAGTTTATCTGTATTAATATCGCATAAAAATCTATCATTTTTTCCTGCTTTGTATATTGCCACTAAATTATCATTTAAGGGAGCAAAACTATTGTATCTAACAAATCCACTATTTTGAATAAATTCTATGTATCTCGTTTTAAATTCTTTCTTAAGGAAATTATTATAAAATGCTCTATCAAATTCTAATTCTAATTCTGATTTAATTATCTCGTTCCTTTTTGATTTATGAATAAAATTAAAAACGTTGTTATATAATGAAATCAGGAAAATTATATAAATTATGAATGTAGAGAAGATAAATATTAAAATATTTGATTTTATTTCTGGGTTAGTAATTGAAGGAGATAAAAAATACAAAATCAATATGCTAATAATTATTGAAAAACCTAAATAAGTTATGAATTTAAAATTAACTCTTTTATCAATAATTGATTGTAAATCGTCCCTCTCATCTTTCAGATGGGTTAATAAAAGATTAGTAACAAATAAATTCATCGACACTAAAGTAATAACAGTGGTTGTAAAGGTTTTAATAGCATCTTCAAAATTTATATTTAAAATTTTTAGAAAACCAAAATCTATAAATAGCGTGTAAAATATTATTATTATAATAATTAGACAATAAACAAAGAATAACATTTTGAAATTAAACGAGTAAAGTCTAAATAAAAAAGTTTTTACTAAGTTATTATTTGCAGAATAAATGAGTGGAAATTTCTGTTTAGCATCTGATTTAATATTGGCAATTAAACTCATAGGTTATCAATTGGTTTTTAGTTTTTAATTTTTGAAGTTTGTCTTGGAAAAAAAATTGTTTTTGATATGTTAATCTACAAAATCAAATCTTTTTTTCCAACTAATTGATAGCATAGCTAAGATAATTAAAAAGTTTGTGTTGAGGCACGACCTTCAAAGTTGCTAATGCGTTCCTAATTTCTCTGTGTAGTTTCTGCTTGATCTATTATGAGGAAAAAAAGAAACAGTCAACATTCTGTAATTTATGGGATTCAAGAAAAGAATGGCAAAATTTATCCAATTTTTTAATAAAACTGCATAAAACAAAATAACCCAACCAGTTTTAATACTAGTTAGATTATGTCAAATCTTTTATAAAACAGAAAGCTTTTGCGTTTTATTGAAATATTTTTGATGCCATATATTTTTCTTAATTAGTCTTTTTATTTTTCTATATAATTGTCAAATTCTAAGAAATCTAAAAACAATAATTTTTTCTTCTCTTCTTTAGAACCAATTGTTATATTCCATCTTTTCTCCATAAAACTCAATAATTCAAGCCCACGATTTAATATTGTTCTTTCATTCCATTCATTTAAACTAACTACATTTTTAGCATTATTGTAATTTTTATAAGTAGATAATTTGTCAATGAAGCAATCTTGCTCATGTGAGTTCTTTCTTACCAAAACAAAATTTCCTAGACTTCCTACGACATACTTTATTTCTTGATAAGAGAAATCTTTTACTTCCATGTTTTTCCAACACATTAGTAATGGCTTCTCAGGAAATATGTATTGTACACTAGTCAAGTCGTCATATGAAGCATGTTCTAAATTATTTTGTTGGGCGATGTAGACATCATACTCATATAAAAAATATCTTAAAAATTTCCAGTCATAATAACCCTTTGCATTTTCTCGCAAAAATAAATCTCTCAAGAATGAATAAAACCCACTAATTTCGTAATAACCATTATAGTCTGGTTTCCCATATATCCATAGTTCAAGATCTGTAAGTATATCTTCAATTTCGATTTCACCATTGTATAGTTCGCTCGCTTTAGCAAAAAAATGATATGTTCCAGTATTAGAACGTCTGAATGAAACGGAAAAAATTAAAAATATATAGGATTCAACTAATTGTAATAGCTTTATAGTTTTTTCTTTATCGTTTTCTGTAACTAAAGCACCCATTATCAAAGGAGCAAAGGATTTGAAACCCAGCTGATTTAGTTTCGTTAGCCAAGTAATTACAATCTTTGATCTACAAATCTCATTTGCTTGTGGGTGTTTTGGACTGTTCATTAAAAACCATTGTTTAACACTTTCTGTTAAACTCTTAATATACCTTTGTATTGATTCATAACCTTCTTTTCCATTTAGAATATTATGAGATGTAAAGAACCTGTCGAAAACATCATTGGCATAAAATTCAGGTTCTCTTCTATCATATCTTTTATACATGATCCAATGATTTTGCAAAAAAGCATCATCGTCTAATTTTCGTTCCTTATTAAGACCTAAATATTTATAAATTGTTTTCCAACTCTCATTAATTTTATCTCTGAGATCCACTTTTCTCTCAATACTTTCATCTTTCAAAAGCGTTGATAAATATATAAGTCTATTTTTAAGCTTTTCTAGATTTGAAAGAGGCTTTCCTCTATTATTCATAGTTTCGAAGACAATAAATATATCAAGCTCTTTTTCCAACTCTTTAAAATCAAACTTAAGTTGTTGTGTTATTTTGCTAAATAGTATCTCCAAATCATTTAAAGACATTTTTTTAACCTTATCAATAAAATAACGTTTTGCATTAAGAAGATTGTTAGTGTAAACAGTTTCTTCTATATCATTATCTGAGTTATCATTTTGCTCGAATATTTCGCGTTTTAAAAACTCGTAGCTTGGATTATCCCGATGATAGCCGAATAAGTAACTTTTTTCCTGTCGCTGTTTATTTTCGGTATATATGTATTTGTTAATAATTTCCTCTTTGCTACTAAAATTAATCTGACTCCCCTCAGGCATTTTTTGACAGATTACCCAAATCAAAATAATTATTGTCGTTATCCTCTGTTGACCATCTACAATAAAATATGGCTTTTCACCCTTTCCTATTATTAACCATTGATCATCGCTCCAATTAGAATATTCTTCTTCGCTAACTTCTTCGACACTAATCATACCCGTGTAATGGACTTTTTTGTGCTGAAGATTATTAAGATCTTGCCAAAAATCATCCAAATTATTATTCTCCCACGAGTAACCCCTCTGGTAATCAGGTATTCTAAATATTTTATTATTAAATATTGTTTTAATTGTTTGCATTTAAAGCAGTATAATTAGTGGTTAAAAAATTCAATAAATCAGTAGGTTGTGTTATTTTTGAGCTTACTAAATCAAATATATTTAGAGTAGTAATATCGAACTTCTTTCTTGGCATAGGGTTTTCAGGTGATCGCTCAATACTTTCAGTAATAAAAATATTCTCAATAGTTTTATCAACAGTTTTCAAAATTTCAAGAAGAAACCATAAATCATATTTCCCTCTTAGAAACAATTTGTGATTAGATATAGGCATAATTAATTGTCTAGTGTGCATAATATTTTCGAAATGATATTCATTTTCTACTGCTCCACATTTATTAACCAATATATCCTTCAATGTCATATCACGAATCTGTAATTTTCTTAAGCTATCATTAGAACGCATAATTCTTTCATACCTTTCTTTTGAGACAAGCTTTTTTTCAAAGAGCTGCATCTTGTCGAAATAAATTAGATGTTGAGGTTTTAATTCTTCTAAAACTGCTTTTTTTGACGATAATCTATCTATCAAAATGAACCAGGTCAAAGTTCTAAGTTTTATAATAAACTTTTTATATGATAATCGATATAAATCTAGAAGTTTGTTTCGCAATTCTTCTGCAATATCATTAACATAAAATCTATCTAAGATTATTAAAAATACTTCCTCCGTAACTAAATAATTTTCAATAGAGTAATATTTAGTGTAAAACAGATTAGGCTCTGTTATCATTCTCACTCCGACAATATCATCATAATCCTTATCAGCGAAAAATAATAGTTTAGATTTGAATATCTTGTCCAATCAATCAGTTCATAAACTTCTAATAAGTTACTTTTACCCTTCATTAAATATTTATGATGTTTGTAATCAGTATAAATTTTAGTTATAGATGTTCTATAAAATTCATAATCATCATCATCCTCTGTAAATATATGCACATCTTTCGCTGATGACATATAGTTTTGCTTAAGGTTAAAATATCGTGCTTTTGGAATTATCGCTTCCTTCTTAGCAAAAAATAAGTCCTTAGTCATAAAATTTCTTTGAACTCATTAAGTCCATAGGTGTAATTGTTGAAATTTTCAGGAACTATAAAAGGAGAATGTGTTGCCGCGATAATACCATCAATATGAAAGTCCATTATATCATTAATCAAATTTTCTTGCCAGCCCATTGAAAGAGAGATTTCTGGTTCATCAATAATTAACCAAACGTTTTGAGGATTATATAGTAAATAACTAAAAAGAGATATTATATGTTTTTCCCCCGCTGATAAGATTGTTAAAGGTAGAGACTTATTATCAATACTTATTCTAATAGATTTTCCATCTTTTGATAAAATAACCGTTTTATCATTGCTAAGATATTTATTAGATTTTTTAATAAATCTTTGGAACACTTCTGAGGATGAAAAGGTCTTATCTTCTAAAAGTTTTGAAATTCTAAATTCAATATCAAACATATCGAATTCGACCAATTCCATACTAAAATATTCTTTCCTAAAAGCCCATCTTTCGTAATCTCTATTAGACCAAATAGTATCAAAAACCTTTTGTAAATCATTTTCAGTTTCGCTAAAAGAACTTTTATTAAACATCTTTTCATCATTAATTCTCAAGTCAATTTCTGGAATTAATTGTCTTAAATGTTGCTCTAATCTTTTCGCCATATCACCGTACAAATCACGATAACTTCGTTCTATTCTGCGATAAGTTGGAAGATAAAGAAATGATCCTAACCAATCGTACTTATTATCACTTATATTATTTGACGAGACTTCATTTAAAATTGATAGAAGTAGGCTTTGTGGAACATCATATTTAGCTTCAATATCTCCTAACAAAAATTCATCATTTAAGATTTCGTCAACCTTATAATTTATCAATCCTTTACGAATGAAATCTCTGTAAGTAGGATATAGATCACATAGCCTTTCTATTACATAATTAGGGATTTCAGACGATCTATATTCATTCTTCTTAAAAGAGTATTCTTTATCATTAACAAAAGCAATTATTTCTTCGAAGTCATACTTTGCTAGTTCATTCCATTGCTTGGAAAAAAATAAAAAAAACAACCTTAATAATATTGTTTTTCCTGACCCATTTTCAGCAACGATAATTAATTTATTATCCTCAAAATGAAGGTCAAATTTTTTTTACCAAAAAGTTTAAAAACTGTAAATGATTTTATATTCATTAGTATTTAATATATATCAAATATAAGTATTTATATTAGAAAAATTTTGAGATTTTAAAGCTCGCTAACTAGAACTCTTAATTGATAGCAACTCTGTTTATTAAGTAGTAATTATTTCTAGAAAATTAATTGAGTTAATGAGTATTATATCATTTACAATATGTTTCGACATTTGCTCATTTATGTCTACAAACCATCCTTTTCTAAGGATGGTTTTTGTTTTTTATGGAAATAAGAAAATTTTAAAATTTCTTCAATATTTTTTTGTCGGTAAAGAAAAAAATAGATACATTTGCACCACTAAAATAAAGAGACCCATGGTGTAACGGTAGCACTCTGGTTTTTGGTACCATCAGTTGGGGTTCGAATCCCTGTGGGTCTACAAACCATCCTTTTCTAAGGATGGTTTTTTTATGTCTATAATTAAAATAACCAAATATCTTTATCTTGCTCTACTAGAAATAACTGGTAAAAATTCTTCACTCATTGCTAATTTAATACATCAACATTCTTTCAGAGTGTCATATCTGTTCAATTAAACATACCACATTTAACATACCACATTTAACATAAATTCACACAAAAAGGAACGGTTGGCAAACATATTGCTCGTAAAATCAAACAAAGCTATTATTAATAAGCCATTACAAACAAAATCACCATGGTAACACTTATTAAGCTTCAGATTTTCAAGATATAGGACTTTATTATAAAATTAAACAGCGGTAAAAACTAAAATTTACCTCCATTAAATATTGTATATTGGTCTAAATCAGAAAATTTTGAAACTGAAATTCAACAAAAGAAAAATTCTCAGAGGTATTGTTATTACAATGATCTCTATTGTCATTTTAATTATCCTGCTGATTTTAAGTTTACGACTTCCCGCAGTACAGAATTACGTAAAAGATAAACTGATTGTTTATTTAGAGAAAAAAATCAAAACCAAAGTAAGTCTCGACAAAGTTTACATAGGATTTCCAAACAGTTTAGTGATGGAAAATCTATACTTAAAAGGTCAGAATATAGATACCCTTTTAGCGGTAAAAAAATTCGATGTCGGTTTAGATATGTGGCAATTGATGAGTTCAAAAGCTGATATCACGTCGATAGATTTGGAGGGTGTACGTGCCAATGTGGTTAGAGATCCAAAAGGAAAATTCAATTTCGATTATATCATTGATGCCTTTGCGACCTCGGATAAAGAAGAAAGCACTTCAAAACCGTTCATCATTTCTTTAGATAAAATTAAATTAAAGGATATTGGGCTAACTTTCAATGATCAACAATCCAGAAACGATATTAAAGTTTATTTTAATTCATTTGATACGAGAGTAAAAACGTTTGACCTTCAAAATAATTCCTACGCAGTTAATGACATTAATTTGGACGGATTAAGATTAAAGCTGAAACAGGATTTAGTAGAAGAAGTGGCCAAAAATGTTGAAGAAAAAGTAGATTCCCTGAATCAGAAAAAGCCTATGAAATTAGGCTTAAACGGAATCAAGCTAACTAATTTCAATATCGATTACGGTGATGACAATTCTAAAACTTTCGCAAAAGTTTTGTTTAAAGAATTAAGCACAAAAGTCAACAGCATCGACCTTGAAAACAATGACTACAATGTTGGAAATCTTTATTTGAGAGGCGCCGACATCAATGCCAACTTATTCCTACCGACAGAAAATGCCAATGCGAAAAAGGATGAAAAGCCTGAAGTTTCTACGGTTTCTGCGAAAGAAAAAGCGATGAAAGTGATTTTAGGTAAATTATTTTTGGATGATGTAAAAGTTGCGTACAACAACACGGCTGTTGCTCCTACCCGCTCAGGAATGGATTTTAATCATCTCAATTTTGCTAAATTAAATCTAGACGTCCGAAATTTTAAAATGGAAAACAACGGTTTTGCAGGATCTGTAAAATCAGCGGAAATTCAGGAAGCGAGAGGCTTGAATGTGCAAAAATTCAATACCGATTTTGTTTACGCTCAAAAAGAAGCGTATTTAAAAAACCTTTATCTGCAGACTCCGAAAACGATTTTAAGAGATGAAGTTGTTTTAAATTACAATTCCATTGAGCAATTATCTTCCAATTTGGGAGCGGTGAAAATTTCAGCTGACATTAGAGATTCTAAAATCGGGTTTTCTGATATTTTAAATTTAGTTCCGACCTTAAGAAACACAGCACCTTTCAACAAATATCCGAATGCTACTTTAAATGTCAACGCATTTATCAGAGGAACAGTCAATGATCTGGCAATTCAGAATCTGAAAGTTTCAGGTTTAGATCAATTGAAAGTTTTAGCTTCAGGGAAAATCAAGAATGCGATGAATCCGGACCAGTTGTATTATGATTTGAAAGTTGCAGAACTTTCTTCGTCATCCAAAACGATCTACAATTTAGTTCCTAAAAATACCATTCCGAAAAACATAACCTTGCCTTCTTTCTTCACGATTCGTGGAACGGCAAAAGGGACAACGCAATTAATTGACACCAATTTACGCCTGACTTCCACTTTAGGAAATGCGGCGATTATCGCAAAAGCTGATTTACGTAGAAAAAATAGAGAAACTTTCGATGTAAAAGCCAATCTTCAGGGGCTGCAAATCGGAAAACTGATTCAGAATAAAGATTTGGGAAGTATTACAGCTCAAATCAATGCCAAAGGACAAGGTTTTGGTCCGAAAACAATGTCTGCGGTTCTTTCAGGCGACGTGAGATCGGCGACCTACAAGGGCTACACCTATCAGAATATGAATCTGAAAGGGAAAATCAACCGTGGTGCTTACGATATAGATTTGAACTCAAAAGATCCGAATGCAAATTTACATCTTGCTGCTTCGGGTGTTTTCAACGATAACCCGACGGTAAAAGTCAATGGAAATATCAACAAATTAGATTTAAACAAACTCGGATTCTACAGCTCGCCGATGATTATCGCAGGAGTAATCGATGGTGATTTTAAAACTTTAGATCCGGATAATCTGAATGGATATTTGAATTTAAAAGACTTTGCAATTTCAGATACAAAAGAAGTTTACCCAATTCAGGAAGTGAATTTGCTGGCGGTTTCAACGGCAGATTCTACTCAAATTAAATTCAATTCCCAGATTGCCGATGTCGAGCTGAACGGAAAATATAAACTGACTCAGATTTTTGGTGCGTTAATGCAAACCGTCAATCAATATTATCAGTTTCAAAAGCCTGGTGCTGCTCAGAAAATTGATGCCGGACAGTTTTTTACTTTCAATGCTAAAATAAAAAATGATGATCTGATCAGAAAATTTGTTCCCGAACTGAAAAGTTTTGAAACGATCAACATAAACGGAAATTATAATGCAGATTCTCAGCAAATCCTTTTAGATGCGCAGATACCTCAGGTTTTATATGGAACCAATACGCTGGAAAATACAAGTTTAAAAATCACCAACGAAAATCAGGCATTACAATATGACTTGAGTGTTGCGTCATTAGCCAGCGAAAGTTTTGCGCTTAAAAAAGTAAATATCAATGGTGATGTTGCACAAAATATCATCAATTACAATATCACAACAAAAGACGATAAAGACGAAACGCAGTTCCTAATTGCCGGAAATGCCAAGTCGATGAATGACATCACAGAAATTTCTTTAAATCCAAATGGTTTAAAACTGAATTATATGGATTGGACGGTTGCTGAAAACAACAAAATATCCATTTTCAGTCAGGGAATTGTAGCGGATAATTTCACCCTTTCCAATTCGGGAGCGGAAATTTCTTTACAATCTGAAAGCAATTCTCCAAGCAGTCCGCTGAATGTTTCTTTGAAAGATTTTAAAATTGAAACCATTACTGAAATCATTAAAAAAGATTCTCTTTTAGCCAAAGGAACCATTAACGGAACCGCGCAGCTTAGGGATTTAACCCAAAATATGACCTTTACGTCAGACATCAATGTTTCTGATTTGATTGTTTATGGAAGTCCGGTTGGAAATTTAGACATTAAAGTTAATAACCAATCTGCGAATCTTCTGAATGCAGATATTGCACTTTCGGGGAACAGTAATGATGTGAAAATTTTAGGAAATTACAATACTTCTTCCAGCACATTTGATTTAGATTTAAATATGAATCAGCTTCAAATGAAGACGCTCCAAGGCTTCTCGATGAATGCGATTACAAATACTGAAGGTTATCTTTCGGGAGATTTAAAAATTAGCGGAACGACGACTGCTCCAAAGATTCTTGGAGATATTAAAATGAATAATGTCGGACTAATGATTTCCCAGACCGGAAGTGATTTCAGAGGGATTAATGATAAAATAGGATTTACTAACCGAGGAATTGAGTTTGA comes from Chryseobacterium sp. 3008163 and encodes:
- a CDS encoding DUF262 domain-containing protein; protein product: MQTIKTIFNNKIFRIPDYQRGYSWENNNLDDFWQDLNNLQHKKVHYTGMISVEEVSEEEYSNWSDDQWLIIGKGEKPYFIVDGQQRITTIIILIWVICQKMPEGSQINFSSKEEIINKYIYTENKQRQEKSYLFGYHRDNPSYEFLKREIFEQNDNSDNDIEETVYTNNLLNAKRYFIDKVKKMSLNDLEILFSKITQQLKFDFKELEKELDIFIVFETMNNRGKPLSNLEKLKNRLIYLSTLLKDESIERKVDLRDKINESWKTIYKYLGLNKERKLDDDAFLQNHWIMYKRYDRREPEFYANDVFDRFFTSHNILNGKEGYESIQRYIKSLTESVKQWFLMNSPKHPQANEICRSKIVITWLTKLNQLGFKSFAPLIMGALVTENDKEKTIKLLQLVESYIFLIFSVSFRRSNTGTYHFFAKASELYNGEIEIEDILTDLELWIYGKPDYNGYYEISGFYSFLRDLFLRENAKGYYDWKFLRYFLYEYDVYIAQQNNLEHASYDDLTSVQYIFPEKPLLMCWKNMEVKDFSYQEIKYVVGSLGNFVLVRKNSHEQDCFIDKLSTYKNYNNAKNVVSLNEWNERTILNRGLELLSFMEKRWNITIGSKEEKKKLLFLDFLEFDNYIEK
- a CDS encoding DUF4435 domain-containing protein — encoded protein: MDKIFKSKLLFFADKDYDDIVGVRMITEPNLFYTKYYSIENYLVTEEVFLIILDRFYVNDIAEELRNKLLDLYRLSYKKFIIKLRTLTWFILIDRLSSKKAVLEELKPQHLIYFDKMQLFEKKLVSKERYERIMRSNDSLRKLQIRDMTLKDILVNKCGAVENEYHFENIMHTRQLIMPISNHKLFLRGKYDLWFLLEILKTVDKTIENIFITESIERSPENPMPRKKFDITTLNIFDLVSSKITQPTDLLNFLTTNYTALNANN
- a CDS encoding AAA family ATPase, with product MIVAENGSGKTILLRLFFLFFSKQWNELAKYDFEEIIAFVNDKEYSFKKNEYRSSEIPNYVIERLCDLYPTYRDFIRKGLINYKVDEILNDEFLLGDIEAKYDVPQSLLLSILNEVSSNNISDNKYDWLGSFLYLPTYRRIERSYRDLYGDMAKRLEQHLRQLIPEIDLRINDEKMFNKSSFSETENDLQKVFDTIWSNRDYERWAFRKEYFSMELVEFDMFDIEFRISKLLEDKTFSSSEVFQRFIKKSNKYLSNDKTVILSKDGKSIRISIDNKSLPLTILSAGEKHIISLFSYLLYNPQNVWLIIDEPEISLSMGWQENLINDIMDFHIDGIIAATHSPFIVPENFNNYTYGLNEFKEIL
- a CDS encoding translocation/assembly module TamB domain-containing protein, whose product is MKLKFNKRKILRGIVITMISIVILIILLILSLRLPAVQNYVKDKLIVYLEKKIKTKVSLDKVYIGFPNSLVMENLYLKGQNIDTLLAVKKFDVGLDMWQLMSSKADITSIDLEGVRANVVRDPKGKFNFDYIIDAFATSDKEESTSKPFIISLDKIKLKDIGLTFNDQQSRNDIKVYFNSFDTRVKTFDLQNNSYAVNDINLDGLRLKLKQDLVEEVAKNVEEKVDSLNQKKPMKLGLNGIKLTNFNIDYGDDNSKTFAKVLFKELSTKVNSIDLENNDYNVGNLYLRGADINANLFLPTENANAKKDEKPEVSTVSAKEKAMKVILGKLFLDDVKVAYNNTAVAPTRSGMDFNHLNFAKLNLDVRNFKMENNGFAGSVKSAEIQEARGLNVQKFNTDFVYAQKEAYLKNLYLQTPKTILRDEVVLNYNSIEQLSSNLGAVKISADIRDSKIGFSDILNLVPTLRNTAPFNKYPNATLNVNAFIRGTVNDLAIQNLKVSGLDQLKVLASGKIKNAMNPDQLYYDLKVAELSSSSKTIYNLVPKNTIPKNITLPSFFTIRGTAKGTTQLIDTNLRLTSTLGNAAIIAKADLRRKNRETFDVKANLQGLQIGKLIQNKDLGSITAQINAKGQGFGPKTMSAVLSGDVRSATYKGYTYQNMNLKGKINRGAYDIDLNSKDPNANLHLAASGVFNDNPTVKVNGNINKLDLNKLGFYSSPMIIAGVIDGDFKTLDPDNLNGYLNLKDFAISDTKEVYPIQEVNLLAVSTADSTQIKFNSQIADVELNGKYKLTQIFGALMQTVNQYYQFQKPGAAQKIDAGQFFTFNAKIKNDDLIRKFVPELKSFETININGNYNADSQQILLDAQIPQVLYGTNTLENTSLKITNENQALQYDLSVASLASESFALKKVNINGDVAQNIINYNITTKDDKDETQFLIAGNAKSMNDITEISLNPNGLKLNYMDWTVAENNKISIFSQGIVADNFTLSNSGAEISLQSESNSPSSPLNVSLKDFKIETITEIIKKDSLLAKGTINGTAQLRDLTQNMTFTSDINVSDLIVYGSPVGNLDIKVNNQSANLLNADIALSGNSNDVKILGNYNTSSSTFDLDLNMNQLQMKTLQGFSMNAITNTEGYLSGDLKISGTTTAPKILGDIKMNNVGLMISQTGSDFRGINDKIGFTNRGIEFDDFKIKDKDGNSLNIDGQVLTQTYRDFAFNLDLDAKDFKVVNSEKSNDAMMYGILAIDAALKVRGNLDLPKVDGRLAVSKTTDFTFVLPQSSPSLQERDGIVEFIDQDQVALSKTIKADSIDSQSPIKGLDVNVNIEVDKEAKMSIVIDKAAGDFVKLQGEADLTGGIDPSGKTTLVGVYQVEKGSYEMSVSVLKRKFDIQKGSTITWTGEPTTANLDITAIYKTETAPIDLVEQQVGDADLNQYKQRIPFNTLLILKGELLKPEISFDITTDEKNNAVSSAVTETIDGKLAQLRQDPNEMNKQVFALLLLNRFIGENPFQSNSGVSAETMARQSVSKILSQQLNNLASDLIKGVDLNFDLESTEDYSTGTQNTRTDLNIGLSKKLLNDRLKVSVGSNFGLEGEARQNENTTNIAGDVTVDYSLSRDGRYMLRAYRKNDYQVALQGQIVETGVGFIITLDYNQFRDIFRKSRNNRNKENRENKKKQDNQVVEFK